A genome region from Pseudomonas anguilliseptica includes the following:
- the hflX gene encoding ribosome rescue GTPase HflX, producing the protein MFFERHEGGERAILVHLDGQNSEAREDPQEFQELAISAGAETVAFLSVPSNRLTAKYLIGSGKVEELRDQVKAAEADLVIFNHVLTPSQERNLERAFECRVLDRTGLILDIFAQRARTHEGKLQVELAQLDHMSTRLVRGWTHLERQKGGIGLRGPGETQLETDRRLLRVRIRQIKQKLEKVRSQREQARRGRQRADIPSVSLVGYTNAGKSTLFNALTTSDVYAADQLFATLDPTLRRLDLDDLGPIVLADTVGFIRHLPHKLVEAFRATLEESSNSDLLLHVIDAHEPERDQQIEQVLAVLGEIGAHELPMLEVYNKLDLLEGVEPQIQRDADGKPQRVWLSARDGRGLPLLRQAIAELLGDDLFVATLQLPQRLGRLRAQFFALGAVQSESHAEDGSSLLAVRLPRIELNRLVSREGLQPQEFIEQHTLQ; encoded by the coding sequence TTGTTCTTCGAGCGCCATGAAGGTGGAGAGCGGGCCATTCTGGTACATCTGGACGGCCAAAATTCCGAGGCGCGCGAGGATCCGCAGGAGTTTCAGGAGCTGGCCATCTCGGCCGGTGCTGAAACTGTCGCGTTCCTTAGTGTTCCGAGCAATCGGCTGACGGCCAAGTACCTGATCGGCAGTGGCAAAGTTGAAGAGCTGCGTGATCAGGTCAAAGCCGCCGAGGCTGATCTGGTTATCTTCAATCACGTCCTCACGCCCAGTCAGGAGCGTAACCTTGAGCGTGCTTTCGAGTGTCGAGTATTGGACCGTACCGGTCTGATCCTCGACATTTTTGCTCAGCGGGCGCGCACCCATGAAGGCAAGTTGCAGGTCGAGCTAGCCCAGCTCGACCACATGAGTACGCGACTGGTGCGCGGCTGGACTCACCTTGAGCGGCAGAAGGGTGGTATCGGTCTGCGCGGTCCGGGTGAAACCCAGCTGGAAACTGATCGCCGCCTGTTGCGCGTGCGGATTCGTCAGATCAAGCAGAAGCTGGAAAAGGTGCGCAGTCAGCGTGAGCAGGCGCGGCGCGGCCGCCAGCGTGCGGATATTCCTTCGGTATCGCTGGTGGGTTACACCAACGCCGGCAAGTCGACTCTGTTCAATGCGCTGACCACCTCGGATGTTTACGCAGCCGATCAGCTGTTCGCCACCCTTGATCCCACCCTTCGCCGTCTGGATCTGGATGACCTGGGTCCGATTGTGCTCGCCGATACTGTGGGGTTTATCCGGCATTTGCCGCACAAGCTGGTCGAGGCATTCCGTGCGACCCTTGAGGAGTCGAGCAATTCCGATCTGCTGCTGCACGTGATCGACGCCCACGAGCCCGAGCGCGATCAGCAGATCGAGCAGGTGTTGGCGGTGCTGGGCGAGATTGGTGCCCATGAGCTGCCGATGCTTGAGGTGTATAACAAGCTCGATTTGCTTGAGGGCGTGGAGCCGCAGATTCAGCGCGATGCCGATGGCAAGCCGCAGCGGGTCTGGCTGTCGGCGCGTGATGGGCGTGGTTTGCCGTTGTTGCGTCAGGCTATAGCCGAGTTGTTGGGCGATGATCTGTTTGTCGCTACATTGCAGTTGCCGCAGCGCCTGGGGCGTTTGCGCGCACAGTTCTTCGCCTTGGGTGCGGTGCAGAGCGAGTCGCATGCCGAGGACGGTAGTAGTCTGTTGGCCGTGCGTTTGCCGCGCATTGAGCTGAATCGGCTGGTCAGTCGTGAAGGGCTGCAGCCGCAGGAATTTATCGAGCAACACACTTTGCAATAA
- the hfq gene encoding RNA chaperone Hfq, which translates to MSKGHSLQDPYLNTLRKERVPVSIYLVNGIKLQGQIESFDQFVILLKNTVSQMVYKHAISTVVPSRPVRLPSASETEQAEAEPGNA; encoded by the coding sequence ATGTCAAAAGGGCATTCGCTACAAGACCCTTACCTGAATACCTTGCGTAAGGAACGCGTCCCGGTTTCTATTTATTTGGTTAACGGCATCAAGCTGCAAGGCCAGATCGAATCTTTCGACCAGTTCGTGATTTTGCTGAAAAACACTGTCAGCCAGATGGTCTATAAACACGCCATTTCCACTGTAGTGCCTAGCCGTCCGGTGCGTCTGCCGAGCGCCAGCGAAACCGAGCAAGCTGAAGCTGAGCCTGGTAACGCCTGA
- the miaA gene encoding tRNA (adenosine(37)-N6)-dimethylallyltransferase MiaA: MSECLPPAIFLMGPTAAGKTDLAIELARVLPCELISVDSALIYRDMDIGTAKPDKATLAEFPHSLIDIRDPAESYSAAEFRADALAAMAEITARGRIPLLVGGTMLYFKALLEGLADMPSADAALRAELEARAQAEGWEVLHAELRAVDPESAARIHPNDPQRLIRALEVYHVSGQSMTVHRQRQAAENTAAGASAARQFPYTVAQLAIAPAQRQLLHERIALRFRLMLEQGLVAEVERLRQRSDLHVGLPSIRAVGYRQVWDYLGGNLDAEQMQERGIIATRQLAKRQFTWLRGWQQDVHLLDSADCDNLPRALKYLAAVSILT; the protein is encoded by the coding sequence ATGTCCGAGTGCCTGCCCCCGGCGATCTTCCTGATGGGGCCGACCGCAGCCGGCAAAACCGATCTTGCCATCGAGCTGGCGCGGGTGCTGCCGTGCGAGTTGATCAGCGTCGACTCTGCCTTGATCTACCGTGACATGGACATCGGCACTGCCAAGCCGGATAAGGCCACGCTGGCCGAGTTCCCTCATAGCCTAATCGATATCCGTGACCCGGCCGAAAGCTATTCGGCGGCCGAATTCCGTGCCGATGCCCTGGCTGCCATGGCTGAAATCACCGCGCGCGGGCGTATTCCGCTATTGGTGGGCGGCACCATGTTGTATTTCAAGGCGTTACTGGAAGGTCTTGCCGACATGCCCAGTGCCGATGCGGCGTTGCGGGCGGAGTTGGAGGCGCGCGCCCAGGCCGAAGGTTGGGAAGTGCTGCATGCCGAGCTGCGTGCAGTCGATCCGGAATCGGCTGCGCGTATCCATCCCAATGACCCGCAGCGCTTGATTCGCGCCCTTGAGGTCTATCATGTCAGCGGGCAAAGCATGACCGTTCATCGTCAGCGCCAGGCGGCAGAAAATACTGCTGCTGGCGCATCGGCTGCGCGCCAATTCCCCTATACTGTGGCGCAATTGGCCATTGCTCCGGCACAAAGGCAGCTGTTGCACGAGCGAATTGCCCTGCGATTTCGCCTGATGTTGGAACAGGGGCTGGTTGCCGAGGTCGAACGCCTGCGTCAGCGAAGTGACTTGCACGTTGGTCTACCGTCTATACGGGCGGTGGGTTATCGCCAAGTCTGGGATTATCTGGGCGGCAACCTCGACGCCGAGCAGATGCAGGAGCGCGGCATTATCGCCACGCGCCAGCTGGCCAAGCGACAGTTCACCTGGTTACGTGGTTGGCAGCAGGATGTGCACTTGCTAGATAGCGCCGACTGCGACAATCTGCCGCGTGCCTTGAAATACCTGGCAGCGGTCTCCATATTGACCTGA
- the mutL gene encoding DNA mismatch repair endonuclease MutL → MSEAARIQLLSPRLANQIAAGEVVERPASVIKELLENSLDSGAKRIEVDVEQGGVKLLKVRDNGSGISPDDLPLALARHATSKIRELEDLEQVMSLGFRGEALASISSVARLTLTSRTEGAEQAWQVETEGRDMQPRVQPAAHPVGTSVEVRDLFFNTPARRKFLKTEKTEFDHLQEVIKRLALARFDVAFHLRHNGKTVLGLHEAPDEQSRARRVASVCGPAFLEQALPIDIERNGLHLWGWVGLPTFSRSQADLQYFYVNGRMVRDKLVAHAVRQAYRDVLFNGRHPTFVLFLEIDPSVVDVNVHPTKHEVRFRDGRMVHDFLYGTLHRALGEVRPEDQLAAPAAVAEMVRPTGQAAGEFGPQGEIGLAASLLEPAPNASVWRSPGAGYQGYRPETPLPAAEAQGAYREYFTPLANTQAPAALPDAQGDIPPLGYAIAQLKGIYILAENLQGLVVVDMHAAHERITYERLKVAMASEGLRGQPLLVPESIAVSQREADCAEEHAEWFQRLGFELQRLGPETLAIRQIPALLKQAEATRLVQDVLGDLLEYGTTDRIQAHLNELLGTMACHGAVRANRRLTLPEMNALLRDMEHTERSGQCNHGRPTWTQMGMDDLDKLFLRGR, encoded by the coding sequence ATGAGTGAAGCCGCGCGTATCCAGCTGCTCAGCCCGCGGCTGGCGAACCAGATTGCTGCCGGTGAGGTGGTCGAACGTCCGGCCTCGGTAATCAAGGAGCTGCTGGAAAACAGCCTGGACTCCGGCGCCAAACGCATTGAGGTGGATGTTGAGCAGGGCGGCGTCAAGTTGCTCAAAGTGCGCGACAACGGCAGTGGTATCTCCCCGGACGACTTGCCCCTGGCGCTGGCCCGCCACGCTACGAGTAAGATCCGCGAGCTGGAAGACCTCGAGCAGGTGATGAGCCTGGGCTTTCGCGGTGAGGCGCTGGCCTCGATCAGCTCCGTCGCGCGTCTGACCCTGACTTCGCGCACCGAAGGTGCCGAGCAGGCTTGGCAGGTGGAGACCGAAGGCCGCGATATGCAGCCGCGGGTTCAGCCTGCGGCGCATCCGGTCGGCACTTCGGTGGAAGTGCGTGACCTGTTCTTCAATACCCCGGCGCGGCGCAAGTTTCTCAAGACTGAAAAGACCGAGTTCGATCACCTGCAGGAAGTGATCAAGCGCCTGGCCCTGGCGCGCTTTGACGTGGCCTTCCACCTGCGCCACAACGGCAAGACTGTGCTCGGCCTGCATGAGGCGCCGGATGAACAGAGCCGCGCGCGGCGGGTGGCCTCGGTTTGTGGCCCGGCGTTTCTCGAGCAGGCGCTGCCGATTGATATCGAGCGCAACGGCCTGCACCTGTGGGGCTGGGTGGGCTTGCCGACGTTTTCCCGTAGTCAGGCGGATCTGCAGTATTTCTATGTGAATGGTCGCATGGTGCGCGACAAGCTGGTTGCCCACGCGGTGCGCCAGGCCTACCGTGACGTGCTGTTCAATGGTCGTCATCCGACCTTTGTGCTGTTTCTGGAAATTGACCCGTCGGTGGTTGACGTCAACGTGCACCCGACCAAGCACGAAGTGCGCTTCCGTGATGGCCGCATGGTGCATGACTTTCTCTACGGCACGCTGCACCGAGCCTTGGGTGAGGTTCGTCCCGAGGATCAACTCGCTGCTCCGGCGGCGGTGGCAGAGATGGTGCGCCCTACGGGGCAGGCGGCTGGCGAGTTTGGCCCGCAGGGTGAAATCGGCTTGGCCGCCAGTCTGCTTGAGCCTGCGCCCAATGCATCCGTCTGGCGTTCGCCGGGTGCCGGCTATCAGGGCTACCGCCCGGAAACCCCGTTGCCGGCTGCCGAGGCTCAAGGGGCGTACCGCGAATATTTCACTCCGCTGGCCAATACGCAGGCGCCAGCGGCCCTGCCGGATGCGCAAGGGGATATTCCACCGCTGGGTTACGCGATTGCCCAGCTCAAGGGTATCTATATCCTCGCCGAGAACCTGCAAGGCCTGGTGGTGGTGGATATGCATGCCGCCCATGAGCGCATCACCTACGAGCGGCTTAAAGTTGCCATGGCCAGCGAAGGCCTGCGTGGCCAGCCACTGCTGGTGCCAGAGTCGATTGCGGTGAGTCAGCGTGAAGCTGATTGCGCCGAAGAGCATGCCGAGTGGTTCCAGAGGCTTGGCTTTGAATTACAGCGCTTGGGCCCAGAAACCCTGGCAATTCGCCAGATTCCAGCGTTGCTCAAACAGGCCGAAGCGACCCGCCTGGTTCAGGATGTGCTGGGTGATTTGCTCGAATACGGCACTACCGACCGGATTCAGGCGCACCTCAATGAGCTGCTCGGCACCATGGCCTGTCACGGTGCCGTGCGCGCCAACCGGCGCCTGACCCTGCCGGAAATGAACGCCTTGCTGCGCGATATGGAGCACACCGAGCGCAGTGGTCAGTGCAATCATGGGCGTCCGACCTGGACGCAGATGGGCATGGATGACCTGGACAAGCTGTTCCTGCGCGGCCGCTAG